The DNA window CTTGGAATGAGGTCTTCAATTGTAGAAAATGCAGGCACTCGAAAGGATAACCCTCCGGCCTTAACTACGCACATAGTCACATCCCTCATGACTCTAATCGCCAACTTGATCGCATCGAATATAGGATTCGACGAAGCATGAGCGTGCTGCCAGATCGTAGGTACCTGCTTCAGCATTGCTATTGATTTTGCAAAGGGGTTTGTGGATTGAAACTTGGCAATCAGACATAATTCTCCATAGTTCAAAGAGAAAGCTAGCATAATCAGCACCACCTTTGAATCCCGGCTATAGCTTGATACCAACTTCAGTAACGAGAGGGTGGTTGTATGGCCATCTGCTCCATTTAGAGCCTTGTGAGGTATCTAATATTTGTTCAATTTTCAAACATATTATATTCCCATTCATAATACAAATTACTTATATGATCatcacatatatacatatatacatacatacatttatacatacatatatacatacattcatacacacacatatatatatatatatatggcatTTTATCACCTAAGTAATTCATGGTTATATTTACATTGGAtatctatattttaaaataaaattaattagattgtatataataattattaatttaggaCGAATTGGTGTAGTCGAAAAATAATGTTAGGAGGGGCGAACTAAAAGAAAAAGGATTGTATACTCGCGATTTATTCGTACCAACTTAGATGGAGCTAGGAATCTAAACTTTTTTTAGGACGGGCACATGGACTTTCATGTGAGTTGCTCCACCCCATggctaaataaatttatatcagAGGAGTTCAGGAGAAAACATAAGATATTCTCAATGACCCCCCATTGTACAATATCTATAACCtttagattataatttaaataaaaaattctagAAGTTATTAATTAACTATATAAGCTTTATGTAATCATTAATGGTGTATaactattttgaaaatttgacaTTGATTCAAAGAAAAATTGTTTTTGTCAATCTTCAActatagtaaaaaaaaacaattaataaatattatttgattgGACAGTctgttttatcaattttacgattataaatattattgtcATGTAGTacattaaaaactaaaaaatctgattgatagaaataaaatacatgataattctttaaatttattttcatgataaattaatttgtaaaaaaaaatattatctatctaattttgtaaaaattgaaattgttataaatagaataatttttttattattatagaacattttataaaacatttctttaaatttgaattaatttattataaaaaaacataaaatactaTATTATATCTTATGTTTATTAATAAGACTTttcatcttatttttttttgatataattaatatcaaaacttGTAAAATTGACTTAACTGACTCTCAAAATTatgtctaattttttatttttttaatcagaaAATTAACTTCACTAACTTAAATCTGAAATGAGTAGATTGGTAAGGATTActgagatatatatatatatgaaataatGCAGGAAATAAAACAGAAAGTTACCTCACAAGATAGTTTATCAATAATATAAGACAGAGACTCGAGAAGGGCAACAGAGTTGTTGCTGAATTGAATATCGGAAACAACTGTGCTCCCGCATTCAGATTCATCGAGAATGGCTTGGACGACATTGTGGAGAGTTTGCACGTCGAATTCGCGGCCGTCGGGAGCATGCGTGTCTTCGACTTCCTTCATCACTGAAACTTCATCACACACTGCTGCTATcgcattcttcttcttcttcttcgtcttcGTTATTGCTTGCTTTCTACCACTTGCTGCGGATGGGAGAGACGCCATTGCTAGCTCTACCTTCTTTAACAATGCCTTTTATAGTAATTGTTTCAACCCAAATAGGGTGGACCTTTATTCTGCTATAAAGTAAAGTTTCAGATTTAACGGataattgattttgtttgattatgtgtatataaaatataaggtattatttgtcgtaaataatcaaaaattgattgccacatatgtataatttgaccgaaaataaattaaataacctctccaaataacaaattttaaaattttgcaaccTTTGATATGTATGTCATAATATAGGTGGAATAGCTGCAAATCACCTTAAATCCAATGATCAAAGCTCAAACCCAAATATAACACGAAACCGAGCTAACAACAAACCGAGATATCTAAAAAAACATACAAGCCGAGCTATGATTAAGAAATAACATAACCAAGCTACGATTAAAAACAACCAAGCCGAACTATGACTAAGAAACATCATAACCGAGCTATGATTAAGAACGGCCTAGCCGAGCTGTGACTAAGAAAACCATTGCCAAGACAATCCAAAAATCGCATAACCAAACACCCCAAATAAATTATTCCGGATTAAAGAGTGGattaattaaattctattttttgagatatacatttttaattttagaaaatttcaCAAACACCCCAAATAAATTATTCCGGATTTAACTCTTGCGGATCAAATATTTAGCACCACACTTAATGTCTACATGACTCTGCTTCTTAGATATTATGATTTCTCCACCTCTCAATTACAAATTATGGCCCAAGTCTCACATaattttttgaagttttaaattgattagttaattaacatagtatcataatttttataattggaagtATGAAGTTCGATTATAGACAATCGTCATTAGattgatgaaatatttggatcgaaattttaaatcatatcaaacattttgtttcaaaattttaatttatagccaaagcttttttttttttttttcaattcagaCGACAACTTTGGCTTATTTAGAATGCAAACGGAAACTATTTTATCTGATAATAAAAAGAGTAAAGTAAAAGAATAAGTAAAGTTAGATGGAATCAACTTCTTTGCTTCAAttgtaatcaaaatattaaaactttaaaaggCAAAACTACATGAGCTTACGTCCCATCTCTTTTCCTTTATTGAGGGCATAATCTATCTCCAAGTCCTTGTACTTTGTGATTTATGTTTACTTCATccttatataataattttatttattggcCAAATccccaaaaaaattcaaacttttgaagaaagtttcacaaaagttcaaacctttcaattttatccaatttatcttGAAATacatgattttgtttcaattttgtccaagtctcaatttgaaattgattttgcATATGTGACACATATGTGGCGCTGAAAAGGCATGCCACACGTATGCCATCATGGCGAATGCAAAGTAAAAAGtccaaataaattcttaaatttttaaaaaataacatttacACCCTCAATCTGTTAATCGTTTCAActtaaagattaaaatatttaccaattttatggttataaatttttttcaacattttaaccctcttcttcatttattttatctataaataaataaaatatataaattaaaactaattaaataatcatCTTGTTCCCCTCGCATACAATAATTTTTTCACACATTTTTTTTTCCGAGGAGCCTCCTCCTCGTGGAGTAGCGGATCTGCTGAGGAGCTGTTGCTCTCAccggagctgctgctccttaAAAGAGGAGGAGCACCCGCTTCTCCGATTccgaaattaaaaattaaaaatttatataaaagaattagtgtataaaattttaattttttaaattagttcgtggaatttaatcaaaaaataatgTTAGAGGTGCAACGGTCGGAAAAGACAAAatgattttagttattttaaaaaataaaaattaatttatatttaaaaactaattttaattataatattgattatttagagtattttttaaaatttgaaaaaaaattaaggtgaaatgatttaaaatttaagggtATAGTTTTTTGTTTTCAGCTCCACACAAGCACAATCATGTGCCAGTTGAGACTTGGACAAATTGAAACAGAATCATGCATTTCAAGACAAATTAGATagaattgaaaggtttgaacttttgtaaaactttcttcaaaggtttggccttttttcgTCATTTGGCCTTATTTATTCCGTCTCTCTACTATTCAAAAATAGCACTAAAAAACTCTTAagtgatgaaaaataaaaagtgtgTTTCAATCAAAGGCGGACTTAGTAAGATTTTATGGTGGGCAGTTATCCACCTTATATTTcgaatctttttaaaatatgaatataaatttaatagtataattttgaaaaaaaaaattattgattgtgggctttaaaatttatattttattaattttataatttcagtataattttacttattttgtaaataattctTGGTCCCCCACTAGTTTTAATGTCTGTCAaatgagaataaaaaaaaatagaaaaaataacaaGAAAGTAAGAAAAAAGGGCTCACATTTCATACAatgcaattttaataaaattgattaCTTTGTTACcacttttttttcttaaataccaactttttttaatacttttcaTCAGCACCATGTCCTACCTATAGCTACACGTGACAGATTGAGGGacaaacgaaaaaaaatccgGTGCGGGCAACCACACTAGTTAAGGTACACTTTTTCAAATTATACATTCCTTTTAAAAGGATTTAATATGATATTGTTGTGCTTGTTATTCTCTTTATAATTTAtctctgcaatttttttttatctatccTACTTTTCCACTTTTTACTAATTTGTTATTTTGTCTTTTTgctaatttattagtttttcaCTGTTTTTGCTTTCCATTTTTGTCAACAGAGaagtttgatttatttccgAAAAAAAAGTTCGATTTATTAAAAAGCAtcgatataaaaaaattaaaaataatcaaacatatgTTTTGAtatgtctatatatatatatatataatatattcgatcgttcaaattttttttcttgtatttataattttttttagttttgttacataactcaaatatttatatttgatacatctccaataatatataatttattcatgataaatacatttttttaaatgtatgaaATGGTGTTGatgcataatttatatatgatgtttacATCTTTACCACATAATTTATAtagagaaaattataaaaaaagacaCCACATTCGATACGTCTCTGatacatatataatacattttttcatatatatttgataattcgaacttatcttcttattttttatacatttttttaaaagtttttattaaatttatgtatttacAATCACATGAGACATTTTTGAGAcatgtcaaaaatatttttatatgtattacatatatatttatttatacatatttgatatatctccGACACATAGTTCATACATGATagattaaaaattatatcatctatatatttttaaatttttaaattttgatatttttttaaattaaaattaatatttttttaaaattgaaattaatattttttttaaattaaattaaattattttaatttttaaaaataaataaaaaaataattaaggaCTGATCCGAGCGTGCGGATCAGTCCTTAAATGAGCAGAAATAAGCAGGTGCCCAAAGTGCACCTGCTTGCATGAGCAGGTGCACTATGGTGCACCTGCTCACTCCCGTGTCAGCATATGCGTATTAAATGTACACAACTGACGCGCTAATGTCATACATGGTAtttgtgaaatatttttatgaaaaatggcggtgatgaaaaaaattaattttattgtaaaatgTGAAAATGGTAGTCAATATTATGGTATTTTTGTTATCTTCTCAAAAAATTACctatacatttttaaatttaatgtcaCATGGACTAAAACAACCATCAATTACTTAACATATTATGAGTTTCTTGCCTAAGGGAATTAATTCTTCTTTTATGATGTTAGTTTCTAAGGTGGCGGGTTCGTCTAACATGAAGGATTATCGTCCCATTAGCTTAGTAAATGGTTTGTTCAAGTTGCTCTCCAAGACCCTCTCTCGGAGATTAGCACCTTTGCTTTCTAATGTGGTGTCAGATAATCAACATACGTTTTTGAAAGGTAGAAGCATTTTGGAGTGTTCTATGATAACCAATGAACTTGTTCATATAGCTACAAGGAGGAAGGAGAAATTGCTTGTTCTTAAGCTAGACATCCATAAGGGTTTTGACAACATTGTATTAGAAATATTGGTGGgagtaattgattttatataggtgagaatgtgacaaccccacatgcttatgagagtgtttaggttcaaccatgacctaataactagaactagttaataggtggttgaacctttacacttataaactcatttatatttgttctcctaagcaatgtgggattatctttaacactccccctcaagtgCAACCAGGACTGGACATCCGGTTGTCACTTGAAATTGACTCCCCCTGAaactgaaactttttgatttaaaaagtaGCGGCAACACCGGACCGGGACACTGGGAATGAACATCCAGACGGACAACCAGCAAATTAAGAATCCGGGCCAGACCCactgaaattttgatttaataagCAGCGGCAACACTGGACCGGGCcgctgggactggacatccagaCAGACAACCGGCAAATTAAGTATCTGGGCCAGACCCGCTTTGATaccatatta is part of the Mercurialis annua linkage group LG3, ddMerAnnu1.2, whole genome shotgun sequence genome and encodes:
- the LOC126672477 gene encoding uncharacterized protein LOC126672477; protein product: MSFLPKGINSSFMMLVSKVAGSSNMKDYRPISLVNGLFKLLSKTLSRRLAPLLSNVVSDNQHTFLKGRSILECSMITNELVHIATRRKEKLLVLKLDIHKGFDNIVLEILVGVIDFI